Proteins from a single region of Rhinolophus sinicus isolate RSC01 linkage group LG13, ASM3656204v1, whole genome shotgun sequence:
- the INSM1 gene encoding insulinoma-associated protein 1 gives MPRGFLVKRSKKSTPVSYRVRGGEDGDRALLLSPGCGTAGAEPLAPSTGSGTLPQPPAERAHAALAAALACAPGPPPPHPGPRATHFGNPEAAHPAPLYSPTRPVSREHEKHKYFERSFNLGSPVSAESFPTPAALLGGGGGGGGGGGGVNAAGGGGTCGGDSLLFAPAELKMGTAFSAGAEAARGPVPGPPLPPAASLRPPGKRPAPPASASEPSAKVAKASGAKKPKAIRKLHFEDEVTTSPVLGLKIKEGPVEAPRGRAGGAARPLGEFICQLCKEEYADPFALAQHKCSRIVRVEYRCPECAKVFSCPANLASHRRWHKPRPTPAAARASEPETAARAEAREATCGGSDRDTPSPGGVSESGSEDGLYECHHCAKKFRRQAYLRKHLLAHHQALQAKGTPPAPPAEDLLALYPVPDEKAPQEVAGDGEAAGVLGLSASAECHLCPVCGETFPSKGAQERHLRLLHAAQVFPCKYCPATFYSSPGLTRHINKCHPSENRQVILLQVPVRPAC, from the coding sequence ATGCCCCGCGGCTTCCTAGTGAAGCGCAGCAAGAAGTCCACGCCCGTGTCCTACCGGGTCCGCGGAGGCGAGGACGGTGACCGCGCGCTGCTGCTCTCGCCGGGCTGTGGGACCGCCGGCGCCGAGCCCCTGGCGCCGAGCACCGGGTCGGGTACGCTGCCGCAGCCGCCCGCCGAGCGCGCCCATGCGGCGCTCGCCGCCGCGCTCGCCTGTGCGCCGGGCCCGCCGCCACCCCATCCGGGCCCGCGGGCCACGCACTTCGGCAACCCCGAGGCAGCACACCCAGCACCGCTCTACAGCCCCACGAGGCCCGTGAGCCGCGAGCACGAGAAGCACAAGTACTTCGAGCGCAGCTTCAACCTCGGCTCGCCGGTCTCGGCGGAGTCCTTCCCCACGCCCGCCGCGCTGCTCggaggtggcggcggcggcggcggaggcggcggcggcgtgAACGCCGCGGGTGGAGGCGGCACCTGCGGCGGCGACTCGCTGCTCTTCGCGCCTGCCGAGCTCAAGATGGGCACGGCCTTTTCAGCCGGCGCCGAGGCGGCCCGCGGCCCGGTCCCCGGTCCCCCTTTGCCCCCCGCCGCTTCCCTGCGGCCCCCAGGCAAGCGGCCCGCGCCCCCCGCCTCCGCCTCCGAGCCTTCAGCCAAGGTAGCCAAGGCCTCGGGCGCCAAGAAGCCCAAAGCCATCCGCAAGCTGCACTTCGAGGACGAAGTTACCACGTCTCCCGTGCTAGGGCTCAAGATCAAGGAGGGCCCGGTAGAGGCGCCGCGGGGCCGCGCAGGGGGCGCAGCGCGGCCGCTAGGCGAGTTCATCTGCCAGCTCTGCAAGGAGGAATACGCTGACCCATTCGCGCTGGCGCAGCACAAGTGCTCGCGCATCGTGCGCGTGGAGTACCGCTGCCCCGAGTGCGCCAAGGTCTTCAGCTGCCCAGCCAACCTGGCCTCGCACCGCCGCTGGCACAAACCGCGCCCTACGCCCGCCGCAGCCCGCGCGTCGGAGCCCGAAACCGCCGCCAGGGCTGAGGCGCGGGAGGCGACGTGCGGCGGCAGCGACCGCGACACGCCGAGCCCTGGCGGCGTGTCGGAGTCGGGCTCGGAGGACGGGCTCTACGAGTGCCACCACTGCGCCAAGAAGTTCCGCCGCCAGGCCTATCTGCGCAAGCACCTGCTGGCGCACCACCAGGCGCTGCAGGCCAAAGGCACGCCGCCCGCGCCCCCGGCGGAGGACCTACTGGCCTTGTACCCGGTGCCCGACGAGAAGGCGCCGCAGGAGGTGGCCGGCGACGGCGAGGCGGCCGGCGTGCTGGGCTTGAGTGCGTCCGCCGAGTGCCACCTGTGCCCGGTGTGCGGGGAGACCTTCCCCAGCAAGGGCGCCCAGGAGCGCCACCTGCGCCTTCTGCACGCCGCCCAGGTGTTCCCCTGCAAGTACTGCCCGGCCACCTTCTACAGCTCACCTGGTCTCACGCGGCACATCAACAAATGCCACCCGTCCGAGAACAGACAGGTGATCCTCCTGCAGGTGCCTGTGCGTCCGGCCTGCTAG